A DNA window from Fusarium fujikuroi IMI 58289 draft genome, chromosome FFUJ_chr11 contains the following coding sequences:
- a CDS encoding related to heterokaryon incompatibility protein, whose protein sequence is MYSDINYGQLKDPDYWIRLIKLEPSPPASTSEPDRPDLLVCNIEEYIRGDSQPYTALSYVWESPDSSKRLMSIDGTTIDVSSTVENALRRLRFRKKPRWLWIDQLCINQTDEVEKSHQVHQMHHIYREADQVIAWLGNGDEASDIICRLMRDTGRALRSNDLEALRKLYFGEKDEGSIDIEAAKMAFNGFCERRYWQRLWVMQEFAVGRRVAIACGGWIVKYDLIEQTLDAPNLVRRRAQKKSVDGLETLIRNLEYVYSTPLNSYVHSLFTRRWHYVYTPDGESPWGQPLLQVVAVSLTLETDYNVVHATDPRDRIFALLNLAGDRDHFDLFPDYSMTVEEVYRETACKVLEKGTIDVLMYCQRPRKLSVLPSWVPDWSMDVLHPNAQAPWDTPFKASGTYTAIPKFPHFDTATFEGIYVDKVQEIGTIWDPNWLKPINRTAVKQWLRSIRGFCDNSPRIRVGEERLDAARIGILDGTTWFSTVPYQGWGSQCADDVENFQRLEADKGGDDSSAEGSFYASALMRMHTRRAFMTSTGFIGVGPLDMQPGDEVCVLLGGKVPYLLRAQDEESYTLVGEAYVHGIMHGELFKGGPRNVRNFDVK, encoded by the coding sequence ATGTATTCGGATATTAACTATGGCCAACTTAAAGATCCTGACTATTGGATCAGACTCATCAAACTAGAACCTTCTCCGCCGGCATCTACTTCGGAGCCCGACAGACCAGATCTCCTCGTGTGCAACATTGAGGAATATATTCGCGGCGACTCTCAGCCATATACAGCTTTATCATATGTCTGGGAATCTCCAGACAGCTCCAAAAGGCTTATGAGCATTGATGGGACGACGATAGATGTTAGCTCAACCGTCGAGAATGCCCTTCGGCGTCTACGGTTTCGCAAAAAGCCTCGGTGGCTCTGGATTGATCAGCTATGCATCAACCAAACCGACGAGGTCGAGAAGAGCCACCAAGTCCACCAAATGCACCATATTTATAGGGAGGCAGATCAGGTAATCGCATGGCTGGGTAATGGGGACGAGGCCAGTGACATCATATGTCGCCTGATGCGTGACACAGGGAGAGCCCTGCGCTCCAACGACCTTGAGGCTTTGCGAAAGCTCTACTTTGGGGAAAAGGATGAAGGGTCCATTGATATAGAAGCTGCCAAAATGGCCTTTAACGGATTCTGTGAGCGACGCTATTGGCAACGTCTTTGGGTCATGCAAGAGTTTGCTGTTGGCCGGCGTGTTGCTATTGCCTGCGGCGGCTGGATTGTGAAGTACGATCTCATAGAACAGACTCTGGATGCCCCAAATCTTGTTCGGCGTCGTGCACAAAAGAAGTCCGTCGATGGGCTTGAGACGCTGATTCGGAATCTGGAGTATGTTTACTCCACTCCACTCAACAGCTATGTTCATAGCTTGTTCACAAGACGATGGCACTATGTCTACACTCCCGATGGAGAAAGCCCATGGGGCCAACCTCTTCTACAGGTCGTCGCGGTGTCTCTCACTCTGGAAACCGACTACAACGTTGTCCATGCAACCGACCCGCGGGATCGCATCTTTGCATTGCTGAACCTGGCTGGAGACAGGGACCATTTTGACTTGTTCCCAGACTACTCTATGACAGTCGAAGAGGTATACAGAGAAACAGCCTGCAAAGTCTTAGAAAAAGGCACTATTGACGTGCTTATGTACTGTCAAAGGCCTAGGAAGCTTTCAGTGCTGCCAAGTTGGGTCCCTGACTGGAGTATGGATGTTCTGCATCCAAATGCACAGGCACCGTGGGATACCCCCTTCAAAGCATCAGGCACATACACCGCGATACCGAAGTTTCCCCACTTCGACACAGCGACATTTGAAGGTATTTATGTGGACAAAGTTCAAGAGATCGGGACAATTTGGGATCCAAACTGGTTGAAACCAATCAATCGGACGGCAGTCAAGCAATGGCTCAGAAGCATCAGGGGATTTTGCGACAACTCCCCTAGGATTAGGGTCGGAGAAGAGCGTTTGGATGCTGCACGCATCGGGATACTCGATGGCACTACATGGTTCTCTACAGTGCCTTATCAGGGCTGGGGATCCCAGTGTGCAGATGACGTCGAGAATTTTCAGCGTCTTGAAGCAGACAAAGGAGGAGATGACTCGTCTGCAGAAGGGTCTTTCTATGCTTCCGCTCTTATGAGGATGCACACAAGACGTGCCTTTATGACGTCCACAGGCTTTATTGGGGTTGGTCCACTTGACATGCAGCCAGGAGATGAAGTCTGTGTCTTGTTGGGAGGGAAAGTCCCGTATTTACTACGAGCTCAGGATGAAGAATCATATACACTTGTCGGAGAGGCGTACGTGCACGGAATCATGCACGGAGAACTCTTTAAAGGCGGTCCTAGAAACGTTCGGAATTTTGATGTAAAGTAG